A portion of the Candidatus Poseidoniia archaeon genome contains these proteins:
- a CDS encoding Holliday junction resolvase-like protein — translation MTPLEIAGLLLLALFAGAAWREVVWRLRKRQLEQVAISRSRSVLGGKFAEQLAPFLPDFPADPTEARFLGSPVDLVVFPGLAEGNPREIVFVEVKSGNARPTAVQRRLEALVAEGRVRWKLLRVNLPR, via the coding sequence ATGACTCCCCTCGAAATCGCTGGCCTGCTGCTGCTAGCGCTGTTTGCTGGCGCAGCGTGGCGCGAAGTGGTGTGGCGGCTGCGGAAGCGGCAGCTAGAGCAGGTGGCCATCAGCCGCTCGCGCAGCGTGCTGGGCGGCAAGTTCGCCGAGCAGCTGGCGCCGTTCCTGCCCGACTTCCCCGCCGACCCCACGGAAGCGCGCTTCCTCGGCAGCCCGGTCGACCTGGTCGTCTTCCCCGGGCTCGCGGAAGGCAATCCGCGCGAAATCGTCTTTGTCGAGGTCAAGTCAGGCAACGCACGGCCGACCGCGGTCCAGCGGCGGCTCGAGGCGCTTGTCGCGGAGGGGCGCGTGCGCTGGAAATTGCTCCGCGTCAACCTCCCTCGCTGA